The proteins below are encoded in one region of Maribacter aestuarii:
- a CDS encoding SOS response-associated peptidase, whose translation MCYDIQANLETQLRRAMRDSDIHVIEEIKTKLERLTGHPYYHTTGFKHPKLLIYTNESPKKPVVSQWGLAPYWVKDKKQLYSAWNKTLNARGETIFDLKSFKSSAINRRCIIPVDGFYEHRHYKGKTYPHYIYRKDGEPMNLGGLWREWTDKVSGEILNTFSIVTTTANPMMEKIHNNPAASDEPRMPLILLDELEEKWLEDYEEELAEQAVTELIKPFPEELMDYHTVDRLRGKEYKGNVPEIDEEVEYPELSQQELF comes from the coding sequence ATGTGCTACGATATACAGGCAAACTTGGAAACACAACTAAGACGAGCGATGCGAGATTCCGACATACATGTAATTGAAGAAATAAAAACCAAACTTGAAAGGTTGACGGGGCATCCCTATTACCATACTACAGGTTTCAAACATCCAAAACTTTTAATTTATACGAATGAAAGTCCCAAAAAACCAGTTGTATCTCAATGGGGTCTAGCGCCTTATTGGGTTAAGGATAAAAAGCAATTATATTCAGCATGGAACAAAACACTAAATGCAAGAGGAGAAACTATATTTGATTTGAAATCTTTTAAATCTTCTGCTATAAATAGAAGATGTATAATTCCTGTTGATGGTTTTTATGAGCATAGACATTATAAGGGGAAAACTTACCCACACTATATTTACAGAAAAGATGGTGAACCAATGAACTTGGGCGGATTGTGGCGAGAATGGACGGATAAGGTAAGTGGGGAAATTCTTAATACTTTTTCCATTGTTACTACAACCGCTAACCCTATGATGGAAAAGATTCACAATAACCCAGCAGCATCGGATGAACCACGTATGCCACTTATACTTTTGGATGAGCTGGAGGAGAAATGGCTTGAGGACTACGAGGAAGAACTAGCTGAGCAAGCTGTTACAGAGCTTATAAAACCTTTTCCTGAGGAGCTAATGGATTATCATACTGTTGACCGATTAAGAGGGAAGGAATATAAGGGAAACGTGCCAGAGATAGATGAAGAAGTAGAGTACCCTGAACTATCCCAACAAGAGCTTTTTTAA
- a CDS encoding helix-turn-helix domain-containing protein, which yields MGTLQFIQTTPEQLAELISDGVRSEIQILKKELLHENANDDLLTREQTAELLHINLSTLWTWTNKGKIKAYGISGSRRYYKRSEIMQALQELKK from the coding sequence ATGGGAACTCTTCAATTTATTCAAACTACACCAGAACAACTCGCCGAGCTTATTAGCGATGGGGTTCGTTCTGAAATCCAGATTCTTAAAAAAGAACTCCTTCACGAAAACGCAAATGATGATTTGCTTACCAGGGAGCAGACAGCTGAGCTTCTTCACATAAATCTTTCAACTTTATGGACTTGGACTAACAAAGGCAAAATCAAAGCCTACGGAATTTCGGGCTCAAGGCGATATTACAAACGCTCTGAGATCATGCAAGCCTTACAAGAGCTTAAAAAGTAA
- a CDS encoding RNA methyltransferase, whose protein sequence is MRKLKNEELERLEVSEFKNTEKTPLIIVLDNIRSLNNIGSVFRTADAFLIKKIYLCGITAKPPHKDIHKTALGATESVDWEYMAETYDLIDRLKSEGNIIMAIEQAEGATMLNDFRPQVDKTYVVIFGNEVKGVDQKVVSQCHEVLEIPQFGTKHSLNIAVSVGVVVWDLWSKMNQ, encoded by the coding sequence ATGAGAAAGCTGAAAAACGAGGAATTGGAAAGATTGGAGGTTTCGGAATTTAAGAACACCGAAAAAACACCCCTGATCATCGTCTTGGATAATATTCGAAGCTTGAATAATATCGGATCCGTTTTTAGGACGGCCGATGCTTTCCTAATCAAAAAAATATACCTCTGTGGAATTACCGCCAAACCTCCGCACAAGGATATTCATAAAACCGCATTGGGTGCCACGGAGAGTGTGGATTGGGAATATATGGCGGAAACGTACGACTTAATAGACCGGTTAAAATCCGAAGGAAATATCATAATGGCCATTGAGCAGGCCGAAGGTGCCACCATGTTGAACGACTTTAGGCCACAAGTGGATAAGACCTATGTGGTGATATTTGGCAATGAAGTTAAAGGAGTGGACCAAAAAGTAGTGTCCCAATGTCATGAGGTTTTGGAAATCCCGCAATTTGGCACCAAACATTCCTTGAATATTGCGGTAAGTGTGGGAGTGGTCGTGTGGGATTTATGGTCAAAAATGAACCAATAA
- a CDS encoding reverse transcriptase domain-containing protein, with amino-acid sequence MTPDWLKFKKYPHIGEPLTKKRDSGWIIRYVTNPQLIAKHKFTPLLHKKIYQRKYRPDKNAPKKNGKRVRSVQKRKERPIFYASHLDSILYSYYCYKLTSAYEDYIRDESFNLSPVAYRKIPVGPSSNSNKCNIEFAYDTFIFIENNKHRKLSVIVADVTSFFDNLDHRILHKQWKRVLNVDSLPDDHYNIYKSLITKRFVNENELFNKFKHKLIAERGVVNDSTKIRLRNINVKHNWYLKKERVVAYCTKKDFFNEATHLIRAEKACSHQHKKCRNNCTPKGIPQGTPMSATLANIYMLDFDKTVFNECQKRNSYYQRYSDDLIIVCDQENEQYFFNLIRKSVEKTAKLEIHPNKTNIYRYETIGKNFNGGILEEDNSISDRKQLEYLGFEYDGKKVRVKTVGFSKFYRSMKRSLARGVHFASMPYNKTNKLFEERLYRRFTYKGAKRRLIFKRDLKSGEFYKSKEQYWGNYISYLEKANRIMRPINGDDSIKKQYSKFWNNFHLEMKKSYLKIGKNLLKFRGYSNKN; translated from the coding sequence ATGACTCCAGATTGGCTGAAATTCAAAAAATATCCCCACATAGGTGAACCACTAACGAAGAAAAGGGATTCGGGTTGGATAATTAGATATGTGACAAATCCACAGTTAATAGCTAAGCATAAATTCACCCCTTTACTGCATAAAAAAATCTATCAACGGAAGTACCGACCTGATAAAAATGCTCCAAAAAAAAATGGTAAGAGGGTGCGTTCTGTGCAAAAACGAAAAGAGCGTCCTATCTTCTATGCATCACATTTGGATTCAATTCTTTACAGCTATTATTGTTATAAGCTCACTTCGGCATATGAGGACTACATAAGAGACGAAAGTTTTAATTTAAGCCCTGTAGCTTACAGGAAAATTCCGGTTGGACCAAGTTCAAACAGTAATAAGTGTAATATTGAGTTCGCTTACGATACATTTATATTTATAGAAAATAATAAACATAGAAAGCTATCTGTTATAGTAGCAGATGTAACATCTTTTTTTGATAATCTCGATCATAGAATACTTCATAAACAATGGAAGCGTGTTTTGAATGTCGATAGTTTGCCGGATGATCATTATAACATTTATAAGAGTTTAATAACCAAAAGATTCGTTAACGAGAATGAGCTTTTCAATAAATTTAAGCACAAGTTAATAGCTGAAAGGGGAGTTGTTAATGACAGTACTAAAATTCGTTTACGAAATATAAATGTCAAACATAATTGGTACTTAAAGAAGGAAAGGGTTGTAGCTTATTGTACAAAAAAAGATTTTTTCAATGAAGCAACTCATTTAATACGGGCTGAGAAAGCATGTAGTCATCAACATAAAAAATGTAGAAACAATTGTACTCCTAAAGGAATTCCTCAAGGTACACCAATGAGTGCAACCTTAGCAAACATATACATGTTGGATTTTGATAAAACTGTTTTCAATGAATGTCAAAAGAGAAATTCTTACTATCAAAGATATAGTGATGATTTAATAATTGTCTGCGACCAAGAAAATGAACAGTACTTTTTTAACTTGATTAGGAAATCAGTTGAGAAAACTGCCAAACTTGAGATACATCCAAATAAAACCAATATTTATAGATACGAAACAATTGGTAAGAATTTTAATGGTGGCATTCTTGAAGAGGATAATAGTATATCAGACAGAAAGCAACTAGAATACTTAGGTTTCGAATATGATGGAAAAAAGGTGAGAGTTAAAACTGTTGGGTTCTCGAAATTCTATAGAAGTATGAAGAGATCTTTAGCAAGAGGAGTTCATTTTGCATCTATGCCATATAACAAAACCAACAAACTATTTGAAGAAAGATTATATAGGCGTTTTACATATAAGGGAGCTAAACGAAGATTAATATTCAAGCGTGACTTGAAATCGGGAGAATTCTATAAATCAAAAGAGCAGTATTGGGGAAATTATATTAGTTACCTCGAAAAAGCAAATCGCATAATGCGCCCAATAAATGGTGATGATTCAATTAAAAAGCAATATTCCAAGTTTTGGAATAATTTTCATTTAGAAATGAAAAAATCATATTTAAAAATAGGCAAGAACCTTTTAAAATTTAGAGGTTACAGTAATAAAAACTGA
- the folK gene encoding 2-amino-4-hydroxy-6-hydroxymethyldihydropteridine diphosphokinase → MTTATESVYISIGSNLGERELNLQKAIFHIQKRVGAVVRISSVYNTPAWGFESEDFLNACLQLETNLSPKELLEELLNIEKTLGRERSFKDEYQSRNIDIDIIYYGNAIVQFEKLSIPHPRMQDRRFVLRPLSDIAPQFYHPQLNKDTRNLLQQCRDKSNLQKTTIKLYPNREGLFTSIQFMAIEGNIGAGKTSLATKMSNDFNAKLILERFAENPFLPNFYEDQARYAFPLEMSFLADRYQQFSDDTSQFDLFKNFMISDYDIFKSLIFAKVTLQKQEFELYRKIFKFMYKEIKKPSIYVYLYQTTDRLLEQIKKRGRVYEQSIDSDYLEKINRGYLDFLRTYPKENQLVIDVSELDFVNNQRDYETVLDTITDFAIRQSG, encoded by the coding sequence ATGACAACTGCCACAGAAAGCGTATATATTTCCATTGGAAGCAACCTTGGAGAAAGAGAATTAAACCTACAAAAAGCCATTTTTCATATTCAAAAAAGAGTGGGTGCGGTTGTACGTATATCATCTGTGTACAATACTCCCGCATGGGGATTTGAATCGGAAGATTTTTTGAATGCCTGTTTGCAATTAGAAACGAACCTGTCCCCAAAAGAACTTTTGGAAGAGCTCCTGAATATCGAGAAAACCTTAGGTCGAGAACGAAGCTTTAAGGATGAATACCAGAGCAGGAACATAGATATTGATATTATTTACTATGGCAACGCTATTGTTCAATTTGAAAAATTAAGCATTCCGCATCCCAGGATGCAGGACCGTAGGTTTGTACTGCGACCTCTTTCGGATATCGCCCCACAGTTTTACCATCCCCAGCTGAATAAAGATACCCGAAACCTGTTACAGCAATGTAGGGACAAAAGCAATTTACAGAAGACGACCATTAAGCTTTATCCCAACCGAGAAGGGTTGTTCACAAGCATACAGTTTATGGCCATAGAGGGCAACATTGGCGCAGGGAAAACCAGTTTGGCCACAAAAATGTCCAATGACTTCAATGCCAAATTAATCCTGGAACGGTTTGCGGAAAATCCGTTTTTGCCCAATTTCTATGAGGACCAAGCTCGTTATGCCTTTCCCTTGGAAATGTCTTTTTTAGCGGATAGGTACCAACAATTTTCGGACGATACGAGTCAGTTTGACCTCTTTAAAAACTTTATGATCAGTGATTATGATATCTTCAAATCCCTCATCTTCGCCAAGGTAACCTTACAGAAACAAGAATTTGAACTCTATCGTAAGATTTTCAAGTTTATGTACAAGGAAATTAAAAAACCGAGCATTTACGTTTATCTGTACCAAACTACCGATAGACTGTTGGAGCAAATAAAGAAGAGAGGAAGGGTGTATGAACAAAGTATTGATAGCGATTATTTGGAGAAAATCAACCGTGGTTACTTGGATTTCTTAAGGACCTATCCCAAAGAAAATCAATTGGTTATTGATGTTTCAGAATTGGATTTTGTAAACAATCAAAGGGATTATGAAACGGTCCTGGACACTATTACAGACTTTGCCATAAGACAATCGGGTTAA
- the mutS gene encoding DNA mismatch repair protein MutS has product MKQYNTIKTKYPDALLLFRVGDFYETFGEDAVKASKILGIILTHRNNGGDRTELAGFPHHSLNTYLPKLVKAGQRVAICDQLEDPKQTKTIVKRGVTELVTPGVAMNDDILHAKSNNFLCAVHFGRKNLGIAFVDISTGEFLTSEGSDEQIDKLLQNFAPNEILISKAHRKEFEEIFGSQFHTFYMEDWVFQEDYALENLTGHFKTKTLKGFGVDHLKEGIIASGVVLHYLSETQHRQLQHISSLQRIAEDEYIWMDRFTIRNLELYHSTNTNAVTLLDVIDKTISPMGGRMVKRWLALPLKNIQKIRNRHQVIGHLIENESLLDKFQRNIKQMGDLERLISKVSTGKVNPKEVVQLKNSMEAIVPIKQLASHSKNEALALIGDQLQSCDVLRNKIKEMLSEDAPVNVLKGNTIAEGFSTELDELRGLAVSGKDYLDQMLARETEATGITSLKIASNNVFGYYIEVRNTHRDKVPETWIRKQTLVNAERYITEELKEYEAKILGAEERIATLEQQLFSQLVVWMQEYIAPVQQNAQLIAQLDCLCGFTQLAKENNYVAPELNDSTDIDIKNGRHPVIEKQLPLGEHYIANDVFLDRSEQQVIMITGPNMSGKSAILRQTALIILLAQMGSFVPAESAKIGYVDKIFTRVGASDNISMGESTFMVEMNETASILNNLSERSLVLLDEIGRGTSTYDGISIAWAISEYLHEHPARAKTLFATHYHELNEMSSTFERIKNYNVSIKEIKDNVLFLRKLKPGGSEHSFGIHVAKMAGMPQQVIQKANKILKKLEKSHSNEELTDKLQSVQNEMQLSFFNLDDPLLVEIKQEILHLDIDTLTPVEALMKLNEIKRLLTKNKKATS; this is encoded by the coding sequence ATGAAACAATACAATACCATCAAGACCAAATATCCTGATGCTTTATTGCTGTTTCGCGTGGGGGATTTTTACGAGACCTTTGGAGAAGATGCGGTAAAAGCCTCAAAAATCCTAGGTATCATCCTTACCCACCGCAATAATGGTGGCGACCGTACAGAATTGGCCGGATTCCCCCATCATTCTTTAAACACCTATCTTCCCAAACTGGTAAAGGCAGGGCAACGTGTTGCTATCTGCGATCAACTAGAAGACCCCAAACAAACCAAAACCATCGTAAAACGCGGGGTAACGGAGCTGGTTACACCAGGTGTGGCCATGAACGATGATATACTCCATGCCAAGAGCAATAACTTTTTATGTGCCGTTCACTTTGGAAGGAAAAACCTAGGTATAGCTTTTGTGGATATTTCTACGGGTGAGTTCTTGACCTCTGAAGGCAGCGATGAACAGATTGATAAACTACTGCAGAATTTTGCCCCCAACGAAATATTGATATCCAAAGCGCATAGAAAAGAATTTGAAGAAATCTTTGGTTCTCAATTTCACACCTTTTATATGGAGGATTGGGTATTTCAAGAAGATTACGCCCTGGAAAATCTCACCGGTCATTTTAAGACCAAAACCCTCAAGGGTTTTGGAGTAGACCATCTCAAGGAAGGTATTATTGCCTCTGGAGTAGTACTCCATTACCTGTCCGAAACACAACATCGGCAATTACAACATATCAGCAGCTTACAACGTATTGCTGAGGATGAATATATCTGGATGGACAGGTTTACGATAAGAAATCTGGAACTGTACCATTCTACTAACACTAATGCAGTTACACTGCTGGACGTTATTGATAAGACCATTTCCCCAATGGGCGGGCGAATGGTTAAGCGATGGTTGGCCTTGCCGTTGAAGAATATCCAAAAAATACGGAATAGGCATCAGGTTATCGGTCATCTTATTGAGAATGAATCACTCCTAGACAAGTTCCAACGGAATATAAAGCAAATGGGAGATTTGGAGCGCCTTATTTCCAAGGTGTCTACAGGAAAAGTGAACCCTAAAGAGGTCGTACAGCTCAAGAATTCCATGGAGGCCATCGTTCCCATTAAACAATTGGCTTCCCATTCTAAAAACGAGGCCTTGGCATTAATAGGAGACCAACTTCAATCTTGTGATGTGCTACGAAACAAGATCAAGGAAATGCTAAGCGAAGACGCGCCGGTAAACGTGCTCAAAGGGAACACCATCGCCGAGGGTTTTTCTACGGAGTTGGATGAGCTTAGGGGTCTTGCTGTTTCCGGTAAGGACTATCTGGACCAAATGTTGGCCCGGGAGACCGAAGCTACCGGAATTACTTCCTTAAAAATAGCCTCCAATAATGTATTTGGATACTATATCGAGGTTAGGAACACCCACAGGGACAAAGTGCCGGAAACTTGGATACGAAAACAGACCTTGGTCAATGCGGAGCGTTATATTACTGAAGAACTAAAGGAATACGAAGCAAAGATTTTAGGCGCAGAAGAACGAATTGCTACGTTGGAGCAACAACTTTTTTCACAGTTGGTGGTCTGGATGCAGGAATATATTGCTCCCGTACAACAAAATGCCCAACTTATAGCGCAATTGGATTGTCTTTGTGGTTTTACCCAGCTCGCCAAGGAAAATAACTACGTGGCACCCGAACTCAATGATTCTACGGATATCGATATCAAAAACGGTAGGCATCCGGTAATTGAGAAACAATTGCCCTTGGGTGAGCACTATATTGCAAATGATGTTTTCCTGGACAGGAGCGAGCAGCAGGTTATTATGATTACGGGACCAAATATGAGTGGTAAATCGGCCATTTTAAGGCAGACGGCGCTCATAATACTCCTGGCACAAATGGGAAGCTTTGTACCCGCAGAGTCGGCGAAAATCGGTTATGTAGACAAGATATTTACCCGTGTGGGGGCCAGTGATAATATCTCCATGGGAGAATCTACCTTTATGGTAGAAATGAACGAAACCGCCTCTATATTGAACAACCTTTCCGAACGTAGTTTGGTCCTGCTTGATGAAATTGGAAGAGGAACCAGTACCTATGACGGTATTTCTATTGCATGGGCCATTTCGGAATACTTGCATGAACATCCCGCCAGGGCCAAAACCTTGTTTGCAACACACTACCACGAACTCAACGAGATGTCGTCTACTTTTGAGCGTATTAAAAATTACAATGTTTCCATCAAGGAAATAAAGGACAATGTGCTGTTCCTTAGAAAACTAAAACCCGGTGGCAGCGAACATAGTTTCGGGATACACGTAGCCAAAATGGCCGGAATGCCGCAGCAGGTTATACAAAAAGCGAATAAAATTCTCAAAAAACTGGAAAAATCGCACTCCAATGAGGAACTGACGGACAAATTACAGTCCGTCCAAAATGAAATGCAATTAAGTTTTTTTAATTTGGATGATCCCTTACTAGTAGAAATAAAACAGGAAATCCTTCATTTAGACATAGATACACTTACCCCTGTGGAAGCCTTGATGAAACTAAATGAAATAAAGCGATTGTTAACCAAGAATAAGAAAGCCACCTCCTGA
- a CDS encoding phage integrase SAM-like domain-containing protein, with translation MASVNFLYRSIKNNAPLNVRLLFRTKDGVDKVYGAKTKLVVSKDYWLNLHLKKNTRDISIKNKQIEIGNELNNIENHILSAFENTSALGVDKSWLTNQLDIYYNPKSNENEYPTAILKYYDYFIEDKKNSIAKQTIKNYGVIKSLLIKYEASRRRQLHVKDIDLAFKNDFQNFCMSEGYSTNYIGRLVYSIKAICTHAKFNGLETSHQLERVKVREEKVENIYLSFEEIAKIEACELELDYLVNARDWLVISCYVGQRVSDLMKMDKTKIRVENGKKLIEFTQKKTGKIMTVPLHPKVLDILDKREGEFPRAITSQNYNNYIKTVCQEAGLNEKVRGGKKVETFEGSKKFRKKIDEYEKWELVSSHIGRRSFATNFYGQIPTSYLIYITGHSTERMFLNYIGKSNKDLALEITNYF, from the coding sequence ATGGCTAGTGTAAATTTTCTGTATCGCTCTATAAAGAATAATGCACCTTTAAATGTTCGTCTATTGTTCAGAACTAAAGATGGTGTAGACAAAGTCTATGGTGCTAAAACAAAACTTGTTGTTTCTAAAGATTATTGGTTAAACCTACATCTCAAAAAGAATACTCGAGATATTTCTATAAAGAACAAGCAGATTGAAATTGGAAATGAACTCAACAACATCGAAAATCATATCCTTAGTGCTTTTGAAAATACTTCTGCGTTAGGTGTAGATAAATCTTGGTTGACAAATCAATTGGATATCTACTATAATCCGAAAAGTAATGAAAATGAATATCCAACAGCTATACTCAAGTATTACGATTATTTCATAGAGGATAAAAAGAACAGTATCGCAAAACAGACAATTAAAAATTACGGAGTAATAAAGAGCCTGTTGATTAAATATGAGGCGAGTAGAAGAAGGCAGCTGCATGTGAAAGACATAGATTTAGCTTTTAAGAACGACTTTCAAAATTTCTGTATGTCCGAGGGGTATTCGACAAACTATATCGGTAGATTAGTCTATTCTATCAAAGCTATTTGCACCCATGCAAAATTCAACGGCTTAGAAACTAGTCATCAGCTAGAGAGAGTCAAAGTAAGAGAAGAAAAGGTTGAGAACATTTATCTAAGTTTTGAAGAAATTGCTAAAATTGAAGCCTGTGAATTAGAATTAGACTATCTAGTTAATGCAAGAGATTGGCTTGTCATATCGTGCTATGTTGGTCAAAGAGTCTCTGATTTGATGAAGATGGATAAAACTAAAATTAGGGTTGAAAACGGAAAAAAGTTAATAGAATTTACTCAAAAGAAAACAGGTAAAATAATGACCGTTCCATTGCATCCTAAAGTCCTAGATATTCTTGATAAAAGAGAAGGGGAATTTCCACGAGCTATAACTAGTCAAAACTATAATAACTATATTAAGACAGTTTGTCAAGAAGCTGGATTGAATGAAAAAGTACGGGGAGGTAAAAAAGTCGAGACGTTTGAAGGAAGTAAGAAATTTAGGAAAAAAATAGATGAATACGAGAAATGGGAGCTAGTATCTTCACACATTGGAAGAAGATCATTTGCAACTAATTTCTATGGACAGATACCTACTTCTTATCTAATATATATTACGGGTCATAGTACAGAAAGAATGTTTCTGAACTATATAGGAAAGAGCAATAAGGATTTAGCTCTTGAGATAACTAATTATTTTTAG